A window of Hymenobacter aerilatus contains these coding sequences:
- a CDS encoding RNA polymerase sigma factor: MSALANALGATGALRGLFSRQTAEELPAPTAAVRRLTPPAQLTEAELIDGCLNGSRLMQKHLYERFAARMMAVCLRYAQTTFEAEDVLQEGFLTVFKNLGSFRRECPLEFWIRRIMVNAALRQHRRNMPLVAVSDGGDYPEDLAGEEFVLANYAFEDLLGMVQELAPRYRMVFNLFAIEGYSHKEIGEMLGISEGTSKSQYSRARVILKTKLERLDAQHSHGHLRK, translated from the coding sequence ATGAGCGCGCTGGCTAATGCGCTGGGTGCTACGGGCGCTTTGCGCGGGCTGTTCAGCCGGCAAACCGCCGAGGAGCTACCGGCCCCAACGGCCGCAGTGCGCCGCCTGACGCCCCCCGCCCAACTCACTGAGGCCGAGTTGATTGACGGCTGCCTGAATGGTAGCCGCCTGATGCAAAAGCATCTCTATGAGCGGTTTGCTGCCCGCATGATGGCCGTGTGCCTGCGCTACGCCCAAACCACCTTCGAGGCGGAGGACGTATTGCAGGAAGGGTTCCTGACCGTATTTAAGAACCTGGGCAGCTTCCGGCGCGAGTGCCCGCTGGAGTTCTGGATCCGGCGCATTATGGTAAATGCCGCGCTGCGCCAGCACCGCCGCAACATGCCCCTGGTGGCCGTGAGCGACGGGGGCGACTACCCCGAAGACCTAGCTGGGGAGGAGTTCGTATTGGCCAATTATGCCTTCGAAGATCTGTTGGGGATGGTGCAAGAGCTGGCTCCGCGCTACCGCATGGTGTTCAACCTGTTCGCCATCGAAGGCTATAGCCACAAGGAAATAGGGGAGATGCTGGGTATTTCCGAGGGCACCAGCAAGTCGCAGTACTCACGGGCCCGCGTTATTTTGAAGACTAAACTTGAGCGCCTCGACGCGCAACATTCGCATGGGCACCTCCGCAAATAA
- a CDS encoding LytR/AlgR family response regulator transcription factor, whose protein sequence is MESSSAVRRLSCVLIDDEPLALDVLAGYCAQLPFLTVQAQFHEATAALAYLRTQPVDVVFLDIQMPGLNGLHLAQLLPAPAPRIIFTTAYDQYAVRSYELNATDYLLKPVAFERFVQAVSKVYSGPGRSEPALPTLPIEPPPEAILVRHEGQLRRVAFSEIQYIEGRKEYLLLHTTQGRLLTLQSFRRAEEVLPPTRFVRIHRSYLIALAHIEYLERGRVRVAGQFLPIGDTYREAFLERLRGYEQL, encoded by the coding sequence ATGGAAAGTTCTTCTGCGGTGCGCAGGTTATCCTGCGTCCTCATCGACGACGAGCCGCTGGCCCTGGATGTGCTAGCCGGCTACTGCGCTCAACTACCTTTTCTGACGGTACAAGCCCAGTTTCATGAGGCCACGGCGGCGCTGGCGTACTTGCGCACGCAGCCCGTGGATGTAGTATTTCTGGATATTCAGATGCCAGGGCTCAATGGGCTGCACCTGGCGCAGCTGCTGCCCGCGCCGGCCCCGCGCATCATCTTCACCACCGCCTACGACCAGTACGCCGTGCGCAGCTACGAGCTAAATGCCACCGACTACCTTCTAAAACCCGTGGCCTTCGAGCGGTTTGTGCAGGCAGTAAGTAAAGTATATAGCGGTCCAGGGCGCAGCGAGCCAGCCCTACCCACGTTGCCAATAGAGCCACCACCCGAGGCCATTTTGGTGCGTCACGAAGGCCAGCTACGCCGAGTAGCTTTCTCCGAAATTCAGTATATCGAAGGGCGTAAGGAGTACTTGTTACTGCATACCACCCAGGGTAGGCTGCTCACGTTACAGTCGTTTCGGCGGGCTGAGGAGGTGCTGCCGCCCACGCGTTTTGTGCGTATTCACCGCTCCTACCTCATTGCCCTGGCGCATATAGAGTACCTGGAGCGTGGTAGGGTGCGGGTAGCCGGCCAGTTCCTACCCATCGGCGACACCTACCGCGAGGCTTTTTTGGAAAGGCTGCGAGGGTATGAGCAGCTGTGA
- a CDS encoding phytase, with the protein MLLLLAAGCQRATLPSATPGVATGPTLKPTIVTDPVRHDTDDPAIWINPKDPAQSLIIGTDKNSDGGLYVFDLQGKEVPGRTVHGLQRPNNVDIAYGLPLGGQPTDIAVTTEREQQRLRIFRLPDMQPVDNGGLPVFAGEAHNLPMGIALYTRPSDKAMFAIVGRKDGPTTGYLWQYRLEDDGTGHVKMTLVRKFGTYSGRKEVEAIAVDNELGYIYYSDEGVGVRQYYADPARGDEQLSLFATQGFTDDHEGISIYKTSKKKGYILVSDQGANQFHIYRREEGKDHSHELVKVIKVEALHSDGSDVTSVPLNAQFPKGLFVVMSEGRYFHYYRWEDVAGKELKL; encoded by the coding sequence GTGCTTTTACTGCTTGCCGCTGGCTGCCAGCGTGCTACCCTACCTTCCGCTACGCCCGGCGTGGCTACGGGTCCTACCCTTAAGCCTACTATCGTTACGGACCCCGTACGGCACGACACCGACGATCCGGCCATCTGGATCAACCCGAAAGACCCTGCGCAAAGCCTGATTATCGGCACCGATAAAAATTCTGATGGTGGCCTCTACGTGTTTGATTTGCAGGGCAAGGAAGTACCCGGTCGCACTGTGCACGGTTTGCAGCGCCCCAACAACGTAGACATAGCCTATGGCCTACCCCTCGGCGGCCAGCCTACCGATATTGCCGTGACGACGGAGCGCGAGCAGCAGCGTCTGCGCATCTTCCGCCTACCCGACATGCAGCCGGTAGACAACGGCGGCCTACCCGTCTTCGCGGGTGAGGCGCACAACCTGCCTATGGGTATTGCCCTCTACACCCGACCTTCCGATAAGGCCATGTTTGCGATTGTGGGTCGCAAGGATGGCCCTACCACCGGCTACCTCTGGCAGTACCGGCTAGAAGACGATGGCACGGGCCACGTGAAAATGACGCTGGTGCGCAAGTTTGGCACCTATAGCGGCCGTAAGGAAGTCGAGGCCATTGCCGTAGACAATGAGCTGGGCTACATCTACTACTCCGACGAAGGTGTGGGCGTGCGCCAGTACTACGCCGACCCCGCTCGCGGCGACGAACAGCTCAGCCTGTTTGCTACCCAAGGCTTCACCGACGACCACGAGGGCATCAGCATCTACAAAACCAGCAAGAAGAAAGGCTACATTCTGGTATCAGACCAAGGCGCCAACCAGTTTCACATTTACCGTCGCGAAGAAGGAAAAGACCACTCGCACGAGCTCGTCAAAGTTATCAAGGTAGAAGCCCTACACAGCGACGGTTCCGACGTAACGAGCGTTCCGCTGAACGCCCAGTTTCCAAAGGGCTTGTTTGTAGTGATGTCGGAAGGACGCTACTTTCATTACTACCGCTGGGAAGACGTAGCCGGGAAGGAGTTGAAGTTGTGA
- a CDS encoding sensor histidine kinase, whose amino-acid sequence MPLSLSVSTTMRHRLRPWLPAWLPLRPWPHVVWLALLLFADFQLWYSQMGLYYRETESGWHFLLKALWVDAVDCALFYFNWIVLSRLLPARRLVLYVGAVVGGVLVFAALRIGISVFYAEGVQQFTFAEHVQMLSNYHLVLGLLIVLLSGGLRLAVDYVQEHDNRRELQAQHLVTELSLLKAQVNPHFLFNTLNNIYALTLQHSPRAPEAVLRLAEIMRYVLYESGADTVPLTRELTHLRGFLDLQRLRLPGNAAAAVQLHTTLATGAEYVFPIAPMLLLPLVENAFKHGHLQAPAPAVQLELQVNEAGVLRFMVRNAVAAPQAASLEAPGGVGLPNLRRRLALLYPQRHTLTIDATAQEFCATLTVQLRPTAVIL is encoded by the coding sequence ATGCCCCTTTCGCTTTCTGTTTCTACGACCATGCGGCACAGGCTGCGGCCCTGGCTACCCGCGTGGCTGCCGCTGCGGCCATGGCCACATGTGGTATGGTTAGCGCTGCTGCTATTTGCCGATTTTCAATTGTGGTACAGCCAGATGGGCCTTTACTACCGCGAAACCGAAAGTGGTTGGCACTTCTTGCTGAAAGCTTTGTGGGTGGATGCCGTTGACTGCGCCTTGTTCTACTTCAATTGGATTGTGTTGTCGCGCCTGCTGCCGGCGCGGCGGCTGGTGCTGTACGTCGGGGCAGTGGTAGGGGGCGTGCTGGTGTTTGCCGCGCTGCGCATCGGCATTAGCGTATTCTATGCCGAAGGGGTGCAGCAGTTTACGTTTGCCGAGCATGTGCAGATGCTCAGTAACTACCATTTGGTGCTGGGGTTGCTGATTGTACTGCTCAGCGGCGGCCTGCGCCTGGCCGTCGACTACGTGCAGGAACACGACAACCGCCGTGAGTTACAAGCCCAGCACCTCGTCACGGAGCTGTCGTTGCTGAAGGCACAGGTAAACCCGCATTTTCTATTCAATACACTCAACAACATCTACGCCCTCACGCTGCAACACTCGCCCCGCGCCCCCGAGGCCGTGTTGCGCCTGGCCGAAATCATGCGCTACGTGCTCTACGAAAGCGGCGCCGATACTGTGCCACTAACTAGGGAGCTAACGCATTTGCGCGGCTTTCTGGACTTGCAGCGCCTGCGCCTACCCGGCAACGCCGCCGCGGCCGTGCAGTTGCACACTACCTTGGCAACCGGCGCCGAGTACGTGTTTCCGATAGCGCCCATGCTGCTGCTCCCCCTGGTCGAGAATGCCTTCAAGCACGGCCACTTGCAGGCCCCGGCTCCCGCCGTGCAGCTTGAGTTGCAAGTGAATGAAGCCGGCGTGCTGCGCTTTATGGTGCGCAATGCAGTGGCCGCGCCGCAAGCGGCCTCATTGGAAGCGCCCGGCGGGGTAGGGCTACCCAACCTGCGGCGGCGACTAGCGCTGCTTTACCCACAGCGCCACACGCTGACCATCGACGCCACGGCGCAGGAGTTTTGCGCTACTCTTACGGTGCAGCTGCGCCCCACGGCGGTTATCTTATAG
- a CDS encoding amylo-alpha-1,6-glucosidase — MPHATSTAFLDQLALDVPPAENRAFSFTDKQSGYYYATTHANEQSAWHAGWNIATHRVLHDYAVQVDGALLDRQTARAQVYPYKLQRTFAAAQEELYLYDNQPVVSLRLTSAQGNQLTWRPVGDLTTPDTATPDGLWLIPKEAPTHRLLVAPWFPVPTSVQDDALTVPAASGGFVLVYGHAKENVLALLEQFREHHAAWLQQRKQRMNTLVASTNPFTSNSPQLDKALPWLLLTTDELVTKQQGWGIYAGLPWFNDYWGRDLFISLPGACLVTGQFDTAKKILLSFAELQNQDPTSKDYGRVPNRARPDAIIYNTTDGTPRFVLEMLDYLRYSGDTAAIREFYPAVKRAAEGALKYWVDAHGYLTHDDADTWMDAKIKNVTPLSPRGNRANDVQALWYEQLLASAQLADYLHDDANARQWRAVAAQVQQQFPQDFFDAEHPYMADRLTSAGQRDFQLRPNQLYAYPLVPDPECRMQLTKLVWQELVYPWGVASLSQHDPDFHPYHENWHYYHKDAAYHNGTVWLWNNGMAMQRMLEENQPDIAYQLFAHMNHQALAEGAVGSLSENADALPRPGHTRGKPSGAFLQAWSNAEQLRVWYQYFLGIRPDMLRNEVVVQPRLPSALTDVAFAVAVGAGQLRAHYQIGAISTYSVQAVGVTPTLRFSLPGFEEVTMPLPAGATLQVRHTGATLEIALADQQGKTIRRFSHTISPTLQAQLQQQQAFFADTHFAVPYLQPDLKSLSTYHKQAISY, encoded by the coding sequence ATGCCGCATGCTACCTCTACCGCGTTCCTAGATCAGCTCGCCCTCGACGTGCCACCTGCTGAAAACCGGGCTTTCTCGTTTACTGATAAGCAATCGGGCTACTACTACGCCACTACCCACGCCAACGAGCAATCGGCCTGGCACGCCGGCTGGAACATTGCTACCCACCGCGTATTGCACGACTATGCAGTGCAGGTTGATGGTGCCCTGCTGGACCGCCAGACGGCCCGCGCACAGGTGTACCCCTATAAGCTGCAACGTACTTTCGCCGCGGCCCAGGAAGAACTGTATTTGTATGATAATCAGCCCGTAGTAAGCCTACGCCTTACAAGCGCGCAGGGAAACCAGCTCACTTGGCGCCCCGTTGGCGACCTGACGACGCCTGACACGGCCACTCCCGATGGTTTGTGGCTGATTCCCAAAGAGGCGCCTACCCACCGCCTCCTGGTAGCCCCCTGGTTCCCCGTACCTACCTCTGTGCAAGACGATGCCCTGACCGTACCGGCCGCCAGCGGTGGGTTTGTGCTGGTGTATGGCCACGCCAAGGAAAACGTGCTGGCACTGCTGGAGCAATTTCGGGAACACCACGCGGCGTGGCTACAGCAACGCAAGCAACGCATGAACACGCTGGTAGCCAGCACTAATCCCTTTACCAGCAACAGTCCACAGCTCGACAAGGCCCTACCTTGGCTGCTGCTGACTACCGATGAGCTAGTCACCAAGCAACAGGGCTGGGGCATCTACGCGGGGCTACCGTGGTTCAACGACTATTGGGGCCGCGACCTGTTCATTTCCCTACCCGGCGCCTGCCTCGTAACGGGGCAGTTCGATACGGCAAAGAAGATTTTACTGTCGTTTGCCGAGTTGCAAAATCAGGACCCTACCTCAAAAGACTACGGCCGCGTGCCCAACCGCGCCCGCCCCGATGCCATCATCTATAATACCACCGACGGCACGCCGCGTTTCGTGCTGGAGATGCTGGACTACCTGCGCTACTCCGGCGATACGGCCGCTATTCGGGAATTTTACCCGGCCGTGAAGCGCGCCGCCGAAGGCGCTCTGAAATACTGGGTAGACGCCCACGGCTACCTCACCCACGACGATGCCGATACGTGGATGGATGCCAAAATAAAGAATGTCACGCCGCTTTCGCCCCGCGGCAACCGTGCCAACGACGTGCAGGCGCTGTGGTACGAGCAGCTGCTGGCTAGCGCGCAACTGGCTGACTATCTGCACGACGACGCCAACGCCCGGCAGTGGCGCGCCGTGGCGGCCCAGGTACAGCAGCAGTTTCCGCAGGATTTCTTTGATGCCGAGCATCCCTACATGGCCGACCGCCTCACCAGCGCCGGCCAGCGCGACTTTCAGCTGCGCCCCAATCAGCTCTACGCCTACCCCCTGGTGCCCGACCCCGAGTGCCGGATGCAACTCACCAAGCTGGTGTGGCAGGAACTGGTGTACCCCTGGGGCGTGGCCTCGCTCAGCCAGCATGACCCCGACTTTCACCCCTACCACGAAAACTGGCACTACTACCACAAAGATGCGGCCTATCACAATGGTACTGTCTGGCTCTGGAACAACGGCATGGCCATGCAGCGGATGCTGGAAGAAAACCAGCCTGACATTGCCTACCAGTTGTTTGCGCATATGAACCACCAAGCGCTGGCCGAGGGCGCCGTGGGTAGCCTCAGCGAAAATGCCGATGCCCTACCCCGTCCCGGCCATACGCGAGGCAAGCCTTCGGGTGCGTTTTTGCAGGCCTGGTCCAACGCCGAGCAGCTACGCGTGTGGTACCAATATTTCCTGGGCATACGGCCCGATATGCTGCGCAACGAAGTGGTGGTGCAACCGCGCCTACCCTCAGCACTAACAGATGTAGCCTTTGCCGTGGCGGTGGGCGCGGGGCAGCTGCGCGCGCACTACCAAATCGGCGCCATCAGCACGTACTCCGTGCAGGCAGTAGGCGTAACGCCTACCCTCCGGTTTTCGCTGCCCGGTTTTGAGGAGGTGACAATGCCACTACCCGCGGGTGCCACGCTGCAAGTGCGCCACACGGGCGCAACGCTCGAAATAGCCCTAGCCGACCAACAAGGTAAAACCATCCGGCGGTTCTCGCACACTATCAGCCCTACCCTACAAGCCCAGCTGCAACAGCAGCAGGCGTTTTTTGCCGACACGCATTTTGCCGTGCCCTACCTGCAACCTGATCTGAAAAGCCTTAGCACCTACCATAAGCAGGCCATCAGTTATTGA
- the wrbA gene encoding NAD(P)H:quinone oxidoreductase, producing the protein MKTLILFYSTYGHVYKLAEAIAEGAREVEGNDVVIKRVPETLPQEVLDKTGATGAQKAFAHVPVATPNELTEYDAIILGTPTRYGNMCGQIQAFLDSTGGLWAKGALVGKVGGAFVSTATQHGGQETTIRAMHTALLHHGIILVGLPYAWQGQMGHHEVTGGTPYGASTVAGGQGERQPSENELEGARFQGRHTAQIAKKLAS; encoded by the coding sequence ATGAAAACACTCATCCTGTTTTACTCCACCTATGGTCACGTGTACAAGCTGGCCGAAGCCATTGCGGAAGGTGCCCGCGAGGTAGAAGGCAACGACGTGGTAATTAAACGCGTGCCAGAGACCCTACCCCAAGAAGTACTCGACAAAACGGGTGCCACTGGAGCCCAAAAGGCCTTTGCGCACGTGCCGGTAGCCACCCCCAACGAATTGACGGAGTACGACGCCATTATCCTTGGCACCCCTACCCGCTACGGCAACATGTGCGGCCAGATACAAGCCTTTCTCGATAGCACCGGTGGCCTATGGGCGAAAGGTGCGCTGGTAGGCAAAGTAGGCGGCGCTTTTGTAAGCACAGCTACCCAGCACGGCGGTCAGGAAACAACCATTCGAGCGATGCACACAGCGCTACTGCACCACGGCATTATTCTGGTGGGCCTACCCTACGCTTGGCAGGGTCAGATGGGTCACCACGAGGTAACCGGTGGCACGCCCTACGGCGCTAGCACCGTGGCCGGCGGCCAGGGCGAGCGGCAGCCCAGCGAAAACGAGCTGGAAGGTGCCCGCTTCCAAGGCCGGCACACTGCCCAAATTGCTAAGAAACTGGCTTCGTAA
- a CDS encoding hybrid sensor histidine kinase/response regulator, translated as MTIASEHFAGPAGTSVAPESEQLWRGWAEKYIAELEQAVAAAQTQLRQQEARFQALLDVVPGPAVVVAASGEVVMANEHGSALLAPAPKQVPEPLSRLMEATAHPASYPVTLADNQYEAVIQPAGSETVLYLHDTTALRSAEAALVAQQEQYETILHELPVEIAVFDAAHRYTFVNAASIKNPELRTWLIGQDDFAYCAHRQRPQELAVRRRARFDHVVQTRTAAMWEEQEPMGEQMMHIQRHYRPVFAPDGALRMVVGMAINVTERRQMEERLVEQRTFYEFVLDHLPTDVGVFDNQFRYRFVNARGIKDSETRKWVIGKDNFAYFQRTGRPESMARERQAQLEEAARTGELVTYEETFTRPDGDRHLLRCLQPVFHPDGSLHLILGYGLDVTERVATERALRHAKITAESAVRARELFLANMSHEIRTPMNAILGMSQLLAKTPLTPIQSSYQEAITTSAENLLVIINDILDLSKLEAGKMALEQVGFAPTLLLDQVEQTLRYKAAEKGLRLRTELDERLPAVLLGDPYRITQVLLNLAGNAIKFTERGEVVVACEVVTASSAAAGPVIQFRVTDTGVGIEPEFLARIFQEFSQEDASVTRKFGGTGLGLSICRNLVKLMGGDVQVRSQKNQGTVVEFTLSLPVGSASDLLPQTILPEDSAIRQNLRYKHVLLVEDNRFNRQIARTFLQQAQVQVTEAENGEQAVELAQAQPFDLILMDIQMPVLDGYAATAALRHELQVTTPIIALTANAIKGEREKCLAAGMNGYLAKPFQETALLQVVSEWMAPHHAAPIPVPAPPLFRVDELLKIGQGDQEFVRFMLETFLESSEEILLELTQGLQEGNLTRLKTAAHTLKPGLTHLCVEHLIPPVAELDQWQADFQRDALTALILAIAPPLREVMDQMRAYLTMPE; from the coding sequence ATGACCATTGCTTCTGAGCATTTTGCAGGCCCTGCGGGCACATCCGTTGCACCAGAAAGCGAACAGCTATGGCGCGGGTGGGCCGAAAAATATATTGCAGAGCTGGAGCAGGCCGTAGCAGCGGCACAAACGCAGCTACGGCAGCAGGAGGCTCGTTTTCAGGCGTTGCTGGATGTAGTGCCGGGTCCCGCAGTAGTGGTAGCAGCTAGCGGCGAGGTAGTAATGGCCAATGAACACGGTAGCGCGCTCCTGGCGCCAGCACCAAAGCAAGTGCCTGAGCCGCTGAGCCGCCTGATGGAGGCAACTGCGCATCCAGCTTCGTATCCAGTAACGCTAGCCGATAACCAGTACGAGGCCGTAATCCAACCGGCCGGCTCCGAAACAGTGCTGTACCTGCACGATACCACCGCCCTACGTAGCGCCGAGGCTGCCTTGGTTGCGCAACAGGAGCAGTATGAGACCATCCTGCACGAGCTGCCCGTAGAAATTGCGGTGTTTGATGCGGCGCATCGCTATACCTTCGTCAACGCAGCCTCAATAAAGAACCCGGAGCTGCGGACCTGGCTTATCGGGCAGGACGATTTTGCGTACTGCGCGCACCGCCAGCGGCCTCAGGAGTTGGCCGTGCGTCGGCGCGCGCGTTTCGATCATGTGGTGCAGACGCGTACAGCGGCCATGTGGGAGGAGCAAGAGCCAATGGGAGAGCAAATGATGCATATTCAACGGCATTACCGCCCTGTGTTTGCTCCCGATGGTGCGTTGCGTATGGTGGTGGGCATGGCTATAAACGTAACCGAACGGCGCCAGATGGAAGAGCGGTTGGTGGAGCAGCGCACCTTCTACGAGTTTGTGCTAGACCATTTGCCTACCGATGTGGGCGTGTTTGACAATCAGTTTCGCTATCGGTTTGTGAATGCTCGCGGTATTAAAGACTCGGAAACGCGCAAGTGGGTGATTGGCAAAGACAATTTTGCCTATTTCCAGCGTACCGGGCGGCCCGAGTCGATGGCCCGTGAGCGGCAGGCGCAGCTGGAAGAAGCGGCCCGCACCGGCGAACTGGTCACCTACGAAGAAACCTTCACGCGGCCCGACGGCGACCGGCACCTGTTGCGCTGCCTGCAGCCCGTGTTTCACCCCGATGGTTCCCTGCACCTGATCTTGGGCTACGGGCTGGATGTAACGGAGCGCGTAGCCACGGAGCGTGCCCTGCGCCACGCCAAAATCACGGCCGAGTCGGCGGTGCGGGCGCGGGAGCTGTTTCTGGCCAACATGAGCCACGAGATTCGCACGCCCATGAACGCCATTCTGGGCATGAGCCAACTGCTGGCCAAAACGCCGCTCACGCCCATTCAGAGCAGTTATCAGGAGGCCATTACCACTTCGGCCGAAAACCTGCTCGTCATTATTAATGATATCCTGGACCTCTCGAAGCTGGAAGCGGGCAAGATGGCGCTGGAGCAAGTGGGCTTTGCGCCTACCCTGCTGCTGGACCAGGTAGAGCAGACCTTGCGCTACAAGGCCGCCGAAAAAGGCCTACGCCTGCGCACCGAGCTAGACGAGCGCCTACCCGCAGTATTGCTCGGCGACCCATACCGCATCACGCAGGTATTGCTCAATCTGGCCGGCAACGCTATTAAGTTCACGGAGCGCGGGGAGGTGGTAGTGGCCTGCGAGGTAGTAACTGCCTCGTCTGCCGCCGCTGGCCCAGTCATACAGTTTCGGGTGACGGATACGGGGGTGGGCATCGAGCCGGAGTTCCTGGCGCGTATCTTCCAGGAGTTCAGCCAAGAAGACGCCTCCGTAACGCGTAAGTTTGGCGGCACCGGGCTGGGCCTCTCCATCTGCCGCAATCTGGTGAAGCTGATGGGTGGCGATGTGCAGGTGCGCAGCCAGAAAAACCAGGGCACAGTGGTGGAGTTTACCTTGAGCCTACCCGTAGGCTCTGCCTCCGACCTGTTACCCCAAACCATCCTGCCCGAAGACAGCGCCATCCGGCAGAACCTGCGCTACAAGCACGTGCTGTTGGTAGAAGACAACCGCTTCAACCGCCAGATTGCCCGCACCTTCCTGCAGCAAGCCCAAGTGCAGGTAACCGAGGCCGAAAACGGCGAGCAGGCTGTGGAACTGGCCCAAGCCCAGCCTTTCGACCTGATTCTGATGGACATTCAGATGCCGGTGCTGGATGGCTACGCGGCCACGGCAGCGCTGCGTCATGAGTTACAGGTTACGACCCCCATCATTGCCCTCACGGCTAATGCCATTAAAGGGGAGCGGGAAAAATGTCTGGCGGCCGGCATGAATGGCTACCTGGCCAAGCCCTTCCAGGAAACGGCGCTGCTGCAGGTGGTGAGCGAGTGGATGGCCCCACACCACGCGGCCCCTATCCCGGTGCCCGCGCCGCCCCTGTTCCGGGTAGACGAGCTGTTGAAAATCGGGCAGGGCGACCAGGAGTTTGTGCGTTTTATGTTGGAAACCTTCCTGGAAAGCAGCGAGGAAATCTTGCTGGAGCTGACGCAAGGCTTGCAGGAAGGCAACCTGACCCGCCTGAAAACCGCCGCTCATACCCTCAAGCCCGGCCTTACCCATCTCTGCGTGGAGCACCTAATACCGCCTGTGGCCGAGCTGGACCAATGGCAGGCAGACTTCCAGCGCGACGCCCTTACGGCGCTGATACTAGCCATTGCCCCGCCCCTACGCGAAGTGATGGACCAAATGCGTGCCTACCTGACTATGCCGGAGTAG